Proteins encoded within one genomic window of Tabrizicola piscis:
- a CDS encoding 2Fe-2S iron-sulfur cluster-binding protein encodes MAKITYVEHGGKEHVVDVANGLTVMEGARDNGIPGIEADCGGACACSTCHVYVDPAWVEKLPKKDSMEEDMLDFAWKPDPVRSRLTCQLKVSDALDGLRVQMPEKQI; translated from the coding sequence ATGGCGAAGATCACTTACGTAGAACATGGCGGCAAGGAACATGTGGTTGACGTGGCCAATGGCCTGACCGTCATGGAAGGCGCGCGCGACAACGGCATTCCCGGCATCGAGGCTGACTGCGGCGGTGCCTGCGCCTGCTCGACCTGCCATGTCTATGTCGATCCCGCCTGGGTCGAAAAGCTGCCGAAGAAGGACAGCATGGAAGAAGACATGCTCGATTTCGCCTGGAAGCCCGATCCTGTCCGCTCGCGCCTGACTTGCCAGTTGAAAGTGTCCGACGCGCTGGATGGTCTGCGCGTCCAGATGCCCGAAAAGCAGATCTGA
- a CDS encoding helix-turn-helix domain-containing protein, protein MAEIREAATWFADDVATFGDRLLAAREAAGLGQAELATKLGVRDKTLAAWEEDLAEPRGNRLQMLAGMLNVSLRWLLTGIGDDLDEPGTTPGLTLPARLVLADITRIKTDLRKLVSDLEQAEDRLNLLLQADNPADELADEALSA, encoded by the coding sequence ATGGCGGAAATTCGTGAAGCGGCGACATGGTTTGCCGATGACGTGGCAACATTCGGCGACCGGCTGCTTGCAGCCCGCGAGGCAGCGGGCCTTGGTCAGGCTGAACTGGCCACCAAGCTGGGCGTGCGCGACAAGACCCTTGCGGCCTGGGAAGAGGATCTGGCCGAACCCCGCGGCAACCGTCTGCAGATGCTGGCGGGGATGCTGAACGTGTCGCTTCGCTGGCTGTTGACCGGGATTGGCGATGATCTTGACGAACCGGGCACAACCCCGGGCCTGACCTTGCCCGCGCGGCTGGTGCTGGCTGACATCACGCGCATCAAGACCGATCTGCGCAAGCTGGTATCAGACCTTGAACAGGCCGAGGATCGGCTTAACCTTCTGTTGCAGGCTGACAATCCGGCCGATGAACTCGCTGATGAGGCGCTGTCCGCATGA
- a CDS encoding FG-GAP repeat domain-containing protein, with product MRRALALVLMAGAAQAETVPLAQAEVIRADLAQPTDRYAHAVLGDALEWGGLTLTVNTCLGCAGLHLTDVTITLPPNRVFEDVTTRLADLDSDGRDEVVVVETDLALGASLAIYGAGGKIAATDFIGQPNRWLAPAGIADFDGDGRVEVAYVDRPHLLGDLVFVRLEGDRLVETQRLPGLTNHRIGQDVISGGLRDCGQGPELVLASMDWTRMLGVRDGQVDDLGPMPPEGLTIPPC from the coding sequence ATGCGCCGGGCGCTTGCCTTGGTCTTGATGGCCGGGGCGGCGCAGGCCGAAACAGTCCCCCTCGCGCAGGCCGAGGTGATCCGGGCCGATCTCGCCCAGCCGACTGACCGCTATGCCCATGCCGTGCTGGGCGATGCGCTGGAATGGGGCGGGCTGACCCTGACCGTCAACACCTGCCTTGGCTGCGCCGGGCTGCATCTGACCGATGTCACGATCACCCTGCCACCCAACCGCGTGTTCGAGGATGTGACGACACGGCTGGCAGATCTGGACAGTGACGGTCGCGATGAGGTTGTCGTCGTGGAAACCGACCTGGCCCTTGGGGCTTCGCTGGCAATCTACGGGGCCGGTGGAAAGATCGCCGCGACTGATTTCATCGGGCAGCCGAACCGCTGGCTCGCCCCCGCCGGGATCGCCGATTTCGATGGCGACGGTCGGGTCGAAGTGGCCTATGTCGACCGCCCGCATCTTCTGGGCGATCTTGTCTTCGTCCGGCTGGAGGGCGACCGGCTGGTGGAAACGCAGCGGCTGCCGGGGCTGACCAATCACCGGATCGGGCAGGATGTCATCTCGGGCGGCCTGCGCGACTGCGGGCAGGGGCCGGAGCTGGTGTTGGCGTCGATGGACTGGACGCGCATGCTTGGCGTCCGGGACGGGCAAGTCGATGATCTTGGTCCGATGCCGCCCGAAGGCCTGACCATCCCGCCCTGCTGA
- a CDS encoding NUDIX hydrolase encodes MGSQDKIAAQAAGSPGARMQYGALCWRAGHDSVEILLITSRDTGRWIIPKGWPMVGLSPEAAAAQEAWEEAGVEGAINPVCLGRYGYQKCLSVSAQVPCAVAVYGLQVVRLADKFPEMKERTRQWFRQDIAATMVNEPDLAGLIASFVPPRQGRPAPIAGDAAEDARRGGR; translated from the coding sequence ATGGGTTCGCAGGACAAGATCGCGGCACAAGCCGCCGGGTCGCCGGGTGCAAGGATGCAATACGGTGCCCTGTGCTGGCGCGCAGGCCATGACAGCGTGGAGATCCTGCTGATCACCAGCCGGGACACCGGGCGCTGGATCATCCCCAAGGGCTGGCCGATGGTCGGCCTTTCCCCGGAAGCCGCAGCCGCCCAGGAAGCCTGGGAGGAAGCGGGGGTTGAAGGGGCGATCAATCCGGTCTGCCTTGGCCGCTACGGGTATCAGAAATGCCTTTCGGTTTCGGCTCAGGTGCCCTGTGCGGTGGCAGTCTACGGGCTGCAGGTGGTGCGTCTGGCGGACAAGTTCCCCGAGATGAAGGAACGCACCCGCCAATGGTTTCGGCAGGACATCGCGGCGACGATGGTGAATGAACCTGACCTTGCCGGCCTGATTGCCAGCTTCGTGCCGCCAAGACAGGGTCGACCCGCCCCGATCGCGGGCGATGCGGCCGAGGACGCGCGGCGCGGCGGGCGCTGA
- a CDS encoding DegQ family serine endoprotease: protein MPDLTPSIRTALRSSPLLALVLGFGLALAPATETQAFGAPESFADLADQISPSVVNITTSALIAGPADGMPMVPEGSPFEDFFDDFNNRGGNGPQRSEALGSGFVISEDGFIVTNNHVIEGADEITIEFFSGKKLPAKLIGTDPKTDIAVLKVEAGEPLPFVTFGNSDLMRVGDWVMAMGNPLGQGFSVSAGIVSARGRELSGSYDDYLQTDAAINRGNSGGPLFNMDGQVIGVNTAILSPTGGSIGIGFSMASNVVTKVVDQLKQFGETRRGWLGVRIQDVTPDVAEAMGLAEAAGALVTEVPEGPARDAGIASGDVITRFDGQPVGDAGDLTRRVADAPIGEAVPVIVQRDGRTETLAVTLGRREEAEASTLPASTPAPEAPREMETLGLTLAPLDADMRDRLGLDASTEGLMILNVDAASEAFTKGLREGDLITEAGQQKVVRLQDLEDMIAQAKAEGRQSILLLVRRGGDPRFVALSIN from the coding sequence GTGCCCGACCTTACCCCTTCGATTCGTACCGCGCTCCGTTCCAGCCCACTTCTGGCGCTGGTGCTGGGCTTCGGTCTTGCCCTCGCCCCTGCAACCGAAACGCAGGCCTTCGGGGCCCCTGAAAGCTTTGCTGATCTTGCCGATCAGATCAGCCCCTCGGTCGTGAACATCACGACATCCGCATTGATCGCCGGCCCCGCTGACGGAATGCCGATGGTGCCGGAAGGCAGCCCGTTCGAGGATTTCTTCGATGACTTCAACAACCGTGGCGGCAATGGCCCGCAGCGGTCCGAGGCGCTGGGTTCCGGCTTCGTCATCTCGGAAGACGGGTTCATCGTCACCAACAACCACGTCATCGAAGGTGCTGACGAGATCACCATCGAATTCTTCTCGGGCAAGAAACTGCCGGCAAAGCTGATCGGCACCGACCCGAAAACCGACATTGCCGTCCTGAAGGTCGAGGCGGGCGAACCGCTGCCCTTCGTGACCTTCGGCAACTCTGACCTGATGCGCGTGGGCGACTGGGTCATGGCCATGGGCAACCCGCTCGGCCAAGGCTTTTCGGTCAGCGCCGGGATCGTCTCGGCCCGCGGGCGTGAACTTTCCGGCAGCTATGATGATTACCTGCAGACCGACGCCGCAATCAACCGCGGCAACTCGGGCGGGCCCTTGTTCAACATGGATGGTCAGGTGATCGGCGTGAACACGGCGATCCTGTCGCCCACCGGCGGGTCGATCGGCATCGGGTTCTCGATGGCCTCCAACGTGGTGACCAAGGTCGTGGACCAGCTCAAGCAGTTCGGCGAAACCCGGCGCGGTTGGCTGGGCGTGCGCATTCAGGACGTAACCCCCGACGTGGCCGAAGCGATGGGTCTGGCCGAGGCGGCGGGTGCCCTTGTGACGGAAGTGCCGGAAGGCCCGGCGCGGGATGCGGGAATCGCCTCAGGCGATGTCATCACCCGGTTTGACGGTCAGCCTGTCGGCGATGCCGGCGACCTGACCCGCCGTGTGGCCGATGCCCCGATCGGCGAAGCCGTGCCGGTGATCGTCCAGCGCGATGGCCGCACCGAGACGCTGGCCGTCACCCTTGGCCGGCGCGAAGAGGCCGAGGCTTCCACGCTTCCAGCCTCGACCCCCGCCCCCGAAGCCCCCCGCGAGATGGAGACTTTGGGTCTGACCCTCGCCCCCCTCGACGCTGACATGCGCGATCGGCTGGGCCTTGATGCATCGACCGAGGGTCTGATGATCCTGAACGTCGACGCCGCATCGGAAGCCTTTACCAAGGGCCTGCGCGAAGGTGATCTGATCACCGAGGCTGGCCAGCAGAAGGTCGTGCGGCTGCAGGATCTGGAAGACATGATCGCCCAGGCCAAGGCAGAAGGGCGTCAGTCGATCCTGCTTCTGGTCCGCCGTGGCGGCGATCCCCGCTTTGTGGCGCTGTCGATCAACTGA
- a CDS encoding pyridoxal phosphate-dependent aminotransferase — protein MAFLSDTLGRVKPSPTIAVTTKAAQLKAEGRDVIGLGAGEPDFDTPANIREAGKRAIDAGKTRYTAVDGVPELKAAICAKFLRENGLTYTPAQVSVGTGGKQILYNALMATCNPGDEVIIPAPYWVSYPDMVLLAGGTPVPVICGIETEFKLTPDQLEAAITPKTKWFIFNSPSNPTGAGYTRAELKALTDVLMRHPHVWVMSDDMYEHLVFDDFEFCTPAEVEPGLYDRTLTCNGVSKAYAMTGWRIGYAAGPVALIKAMGTIQSQSTSNPCSISQYAALEALSGPQEFLADWRRVFQGRRDLVVSMLNQAKGIRCPKPEGAFYVYPDISGCIGKATPAGTVITNDEVFATALLEETGVAVVFGAAFGVSPNFRISYATSDAVLREACTRIQRFCAALV, from the coding sequence ATGGCCTTCCTGTCCGATACGCTGGGGCGCGTCAAACCCTCGCCCACCATTGCCGTTACGACCAAGGCCGCGCAGTTGAAAGCCGAAGGGCGCGACGTGATCGGCCTTGGCGCGGGCGAGCCGGATTTCGACACGCCAGCCAACATCCGCGAGGCTGGAAAGCGGGCGATTGACGCTGGCAAGACGCGCTACACCGCCGTGGATGGCGTGCCGGAGCTGAAGGCGGCGATCTGCGCCAAGTTCCTGCGGGAAAACGGCCTGACCTACACGCCAGCGCAAGTGTCGGTCGGGACGGGCGGCAAGCAGATTCTGTACAACGCCCTGATGGCAACCTGCAATCCGGGGGATGAGGTGATCATCCCCGCACCCTATTGGGTGTCCTATCCCGACATGGTGCTTCTGGCCGGGGGCACCCCGGTTCCGGTGATCTGCGGGATCGAGACCGAATTCAAGCTGACGCCAGACCAGCTTGAAGCGGCGATCACCCCGAAGACCAAATGGTTCATCTTCAACAGCCCGTCGAACCCAACGGGCGCGGGCTATACCCGGGCCGAGTTGAAGGCCCTGACCGACGTGCTGATGCGCCACCCGCATGTCTGGGTGATGTCGGACGACATGTATGAACACCTTGTCTTCGATGATTTCGAATTCTGCACCCCGGCCGAGGTGGAGCCCGGCCTTTACGACCGTACGCTGACCTGCAATGGCGTGTCCAAGGCCTATGCGATGACGGGCTGGCGGATTGGGTATGCCGCGGGTCCGGTGGCCTTGATCAAGGCGATGGGGACGATCCAGTCGCAGTCGACGTCGAACCCCTGTTCGATCAGCCAATACGCAGCGCTTGAGGCTTTGTCGGGCCCGCAAGAGTTTCTGGCCGACTGGCGCCGCGTATTCCAGGGACGGCGTGACCTTGTGGTGTCGATGCTGAACCAGGCCAAGGGCATCCGCTGTCCCAAGCCGGAAGGCGCGTTCTACGTCTATCCCGACATCTCCGGCTGCATCGGCAAGGCAACGCCTGCCGGCACCGTCATCACCAATGACGAGGTCTTTGCCACCGCCCTGCTGGAGGAAACCGGCGTGGCCGTGGTGTTTGGCGCGGCCTTCGGCGTGTCGCCGAACTTTCGCATCAGCTATGCCACCAGTGACGCGGTGCTGCGCGAGGCCTGTACCCGGATCCAGCGCTTCTGCGCGGCGCTGGTCTGA
- a CDS encoding glutathione peroxidase → MRALMVGCLMGLTGLSAEAAESFRFASIDGGEIDLADYAGKPVLVVNTASLCGYAGQFDGLQALHDRFGPEGVLVLAVPSDDFNQELEDEAAVKEYCATTFDLTLPMTEITPVRGSNAHPFYAWVRDQTGFAPRWNFNKVLLAPDGSIDATFGSGVEPESNRIAGRIEVLLQ, encoded by the coding sequence ATGCGGGCACTCATGGTCGGTTGTCTGATGGGGCTGACGGGTCTGTCGGCAGAAGCGGCCGAAAGCTTCCGTTTCGCCTCGATCGACGGGGGAGAGATTGACCTCGCCGATTACGCCGGCAAACCGGTGCTTGTGGTCAACACCGCCTCGCTGTGCGGCTACGCCGGCCAGTTTGACGGGCTGCAGGCCCTGCATGACCGGTTCGGGCCCGAGGGCGTTCTGGTGCTGGCAGTCCCGTCGGATGATTTCAACCAGGAACTCGAAGATGAGGCGGCGGTAAAGGAATACTGCGCCACCACCTTTGACCTGACGCTGCCGATGACCGAAATCACCCCGGTGCGCGGCAGCAATGCGCATCCCTTCTACGCCTGGGTGCGCGACCAGACCGGCTTCGCGCCGCGCTGGAACTTCAACAAGGTCCTCCTTGCGCCCGATGGCAGCATCGACGCCACCTTCGGGTCGGGGGTAGAGCCGGAAAGCAACCGGATCGCCGGCCGGATCGAGGTCTTGTTGCAGTGA
- a CDS encoding OB-fold nucleic acid binding domain-containing protein yields MSPDPSHAARTTPVARLADWPRPPRALPAARLVEPPAGARVTVAGLVLVRQRPGTAKGVIFVTLEDETGTCNVVVWAKIYERFRRAVISGRLLRVTGKLQREAGVVHVVADVIEDLSPLLDRLLDPGFRHDGTRAGDQP; encoded by the coding sequence ATGTCGCCCGACCCATCCCATGCCGCCCGCACTACGCCCGTCGCCCGCCTGGCCGATTGGCCGCGCCCGCCACGCGCCCTGCCCGCGGCGCGGCTGGTGGAACCGCCGGCCGGGGCGCGGGTCACGGTGGCAGGGCTGGTTCTGGTGCGCCAGCGTCCCGGCACCGCCAAGGGCGTGATCTTCGTGACGCTTGAGGATGAGACCGGCACCTGCAACGTGGTGGTCTGGGCCAAGATCTATGAACGCTTTCGCCGCGCGGTCATTTCGGGCCGGTTGCTGCGGGTGACCGGCAAACTGCAGCGCGAGGCGGGGGTGGTGCATGTCGTGGCCGACGTGATCGAGGACCTGTCGCCCTTGCTGGACCGGTTGCTTGACCCCGGCTTTCGCCACGATGGCACCCGGGCGGGGGACCAGCCCTAA
- the hflC gene encoding protease modulator HflC, translating to MMRAMYVIPAVVLVLGVLLSSVFIVDERKKALVLQFGQVTQVKEEPGLGFKLPLIQEVVYYEDRILGLPTTPIEVTMLDDRRLVVDAFARWRITDLIRFREAVGTGAEAQALRRLESIVNPAIQEVLGSVPSNRVLSEDRTALMNQIRDIARRQAANLGIEVVDVRLTRTDLPEQNLDATFNRMRAERQREAADEIARGGEAAQRVRATADRTVVELTSDARRQAEVIRGEADAERNGILAGAFGRDPEFFSFIRSLTAYEASLRGENSSIVMQPDSEFFNYLRSEIAPVDRPVETAPVAP from the coding sequence CTGATGCGTGCGATGTATGTGATTCCAGCCGTCGTGCTGGTGCTGGGTGTGCTGTTGTCTTCGGTCTTCATCGTCGATGAACGCAAGAAGGCGCTGGTGCTGCAATTTGGTCAGGTGACTCAGGTCAAGGAAGAACCCGGCCTTGGCTTCAAGCTGCCGCTGATCCAGGAAGTGGTGTATTACGAAGACCGCATCCTTGGTCTGCCGACGACGCCGATCGAAGTCACCATGCTGGATGACCGCCGTCTGGTGGTCGATGCCTTCGCCCGCTGGCGGATCACCGATCTGATCCGCTTCCGCGAAGCGGTGGGCACCGGGGCCGAAGCGCAGGCGCTGCGGCGTCTGGAAAGCATCGTGAACCCGGCCATTCAGGAAGTGCTGGGTTCGGTCCCGTCGAACCGGGTGCTTTCGGAAGACCGGACAGCGTTGATGAACCAGATCCGCGACATCGCCCGCCGGCAAGCCGCGAACCTGGGGATCGAGGTTGTGGACGTCCGCCTGACCCGCACCGATCTGCCCGAGCAGAACCTTGATGCGACCTTCAACCGGATGCGCGCCGAACGTCAGCGCGAAGCCGCGGACGAGATCGCGCGCGGTGGTGAAGCCGCGCAAAGGGTGCGGGCAACGGCAGACCGGACGGTGGTGGAACTGACGTCGGACGCCCGGCGCCAGGCCGAAGTGATCCGGGGTGAGGCTGACGCAGAACGCAACGGCATCCTTGCCGGCGCTTTCGGCCGTGACCCCGAGTTCTTCTCGTTCATCCGGTCGCTGACCGCCTACGAAGCCTCGCTGCGGGGCGAAAACTCCAGCATCGTGATGCAGCCCGACAGCGAGTTCTTCAACTACCTGCGGTCGGAAATCGCGCCAGTGGACCGGCCCGTGGAAACCGCGCCAGTCGCGCCATGA
- a CDS encoding DUF2065 domain-containing protein → MSLVALAIGLVLVVEGLALALAPRRMEDALRALAALSQDQRRAIGLAALAIGVLLVWLSRTA, encoded by the coding sequence ATGAGCCTGGTGGCGCTGGCAATCGGATTGGTTCTTGTGGTCGAGGGGCTGGCGCTTGCGCTGGCCCCTCGGCGCATGGAGGACGCGTTGCGCGCGCTTGCCGCGTTAAGCCAGGACCAGCGTCGGGCCATCGGCCTTGCGGCACTGGCGATCGGGGTCTTGCTGGTCTGGTTGTCGCGCACGGCATGA
- a CDS encoding MarR family winged helix-turn-helix transcriptional regulator, whose translation MTQQTPLLDGSLQAFLSCYLENLALVERLHRLLLDVIKDEFERLGILEINSVQALLLFNVGENEVTAGELKSRGYYQGSNVSYNLKKLVELGYMHHQRSEIDRRSVRVRLTEKGRHVRRMLSDLFARHAEAMDRRGLIDASGMDDINTSLRRMERFWTEQIRYIY comes from the coding sequence GTGACGCAACAGACCCCGCTGCTGGATGGCTCGCTGCAGGCATTCCTGTCCTGCTATCTGGAAAACCTTGCCCTTGTGGAACGGTTGCACCGGCTGCTTCTGGACGTGATCAAGGATGAATTCGAACGGCTCGGGATTCTTGAGATCAACTCGGTGCAGGCCTTGCTGCTGTTCAATGTCGGCGAGAATGAGGTGACGGCGGGCGAACTGAAATCGCGCGGCTACTATCAGGGGTCAAACGTCAGCTATAACCTGAAAAAGCTGGTGGAACTTGGCTACATGCACCACCAGCGGTCGGAAATCGACCGCCGGTCGGTGCGGGTGCGGCTGACCGAAAAGGGTCGGCATGTGCGGCGCATGCTGTCCGACCTGTTTGCCCGCCATGCCGAAGCGATGGACCGGCGCGGCCTGATCGACGCCTCCGGGATGGATGACATCAACACCTCGCTGCGCCGGATGGAACGGTTCTGGACCGAACAGATCCGCTACATCTACTAG
- a CDS encoding DUF1178 family protein, whose translation MIRYTLKCKAGHRFDSWFQNTGAFAALEAGNQLACPVCGANEVEKDLMAPTVRPARKAVAGPVEKAADASVAETGPGAPNLRDPGTDLEAAIAALRKQIAENSEYVGMNFTAEARRIHEGDAPERAIYGEARPEDARQMIEDGLPVAPLPFVPTRKVN comes from the coding sequence ATGATCCGCTACACCCTGAAATGCAAGGCGGGACACCGCTTTGACAGCTGGTTCCAGAACACCGGCGCTTTCGCTGCGCTGGAGGCGGGCAATCAGCTGGCCTGCCCGGTTTGCGGCGCGAATGAGGTCGAGAAGGACCTGATGGCACCCACGGTCCGGCCCGCACGCAAGGCCGTGGCGGGGCCAGTCGAAAAGGCGGCGGATGCCTCTGTCGCGGAGACCGGGCCGGGTGCGCCAAACCTGCGTGATCCGGGCACCGATCTGGAAGCGGCCATCGCGGCCTTGCGCAAACAGATTGCCGAGAATTCGGAATATGTCGGCATGAACTTTACCGCCGAAGCGCGGCGCATCCATGAGGGTGACGCCCCCGAGCGGGCAATCTACGGCGAAGCCCGGCCCGAAGACGCCCGGCAGATGATCGAGGATGGCTTGCCCGTCGCCCCCCTGCCCTTTGTGCCGACCCGGAAGGTCAACTGA
- a CDS encoding succinate dehydrogenase assembly factor 2, producing the protein MTETTEARLKRMRMRSWRRGTKEMDLVLGPWADTHLTSLNDDELASYDILLEENDQDLMAWILGQSSAPAPIAALLDRIAAHARSRLQSPA; encoded by the coding sequence ATGACCGAAACCACGGAAGCCAGATTGAAACGGATGCGGATGCGGTCGTGGCGGCGGGGCACCAAGGAGATGGACCTTGTCCTCGGCCCTTGGGCCGACACGCATCTGACCTCTCTGAACGATGACGAGCTTGCCAGCTATGACATCTTGCTGGAGGAAAACGATCAGGACCTGATGGCATGGATCTTGGGCCAGTCCAGCGCGCCCGCGCCGATCGCGGCGCTGCTCGACCGGATCGCCGCCCATGCCCGCAGCCGTCTGCAGTCGCCGGCCTGA